A single window of Gammaproteobacteria bacterium DNA harbors:
- a CDS encoding 30S ribosomal protein S1 — protein sequence MTESFAQLFEESLASQQMRPGAIVEATVVEVRPDSVVLSAGLKSESEIPIEQFRNEQGQVDVKAGDLVEVALEAVEDGFGETRLSREKAKRARTWDLLERALENGETVHGMLTGKVKGGFTVDVGEVRAFLPGSLVDVRPVRDPTYLEGKDLEFKVVKLDRRRNNVVVSRRAVVEEETSHEREQLLANLQEGQVVKGIVKNLTDYGAFVDLGGIDGLLHITDMAWKRVKQPSEVVNVGDEIDVKVLKFDRERQRVSLGLKQLGEDPWVDIARRYPVGTRIFGKVTNIADYGCFVEIEDGVEGLVHVSEMDWTNKNIHPSKVVHLGDEVEVVVLDIDEERRRISLGMKQCRANPWEEFAATHKKGDRVQGAIKSITDFGIFVGLEGGIDGLLHLSDLSWNEPGEEAVRKYKKGDEIEAVVLAIDAERERISLGVKQLEQDPWSSYVAEHPKGSIVTGTVKDVDAKGAVVELSDGVEGYLRASELSRDRVEDARTVLSIGDPVEAKFTGVDRKNRSIMLSVKAKDSDEEAEAIEDYNRSAAAASGGTSLGDLLKEQMKNNKSK from the coding sequence ATGACCGAAAGCTTTGCACAGTTATTCGAGGAAAGTCTTGCCTCCCAACAAATGCGACCCGGCGCCATCGTCGAGGCCACCGTGGTTGAAGTCCGTCCGGACTCTGTGGTCTTGAGCGCAGGACTGAAATCCGAGAGCGAGATTCCCATCGAGCAATTCCGAAATGAACAGGGCCAGGTGGATGTCAAGGCCGGCGACCTGGTGGAAGTGGCACTGGAGGCCGTTGAAGACGGCTTTGGTGAAACACGCCTGTCGCGCGAAAAAGCCAAGCGCGCACGCACCTGGGATTTGCTGGAACGCGCCTTGGAAAACGGCGAGACCGTACACGGCATGCTCACTGGCAAGGTAAAAGGTGGTTTTACGGTGGACGTGGGCGAGGTTCGCGCCTTTTTGCCGGGTTCGTTGGTGGACGTGCGCCCGGTGCGCGACCCCACCTACCTTGAAGGCAAGGACCTTGAATTCAAGGTGGTCAAACTGGACCGGCGCCGCAACAATGTTGTGGTCTCCCGCCGCGCTGTGGTGGAAGAGGAAACCAGCCACGAGCGCGAACAACTGCTTGCCAATCTGCAGGAGGGGCAAGTGGTCAAAGGCATCGTCAAGAATCTGACCGACTACGGCGCCTTTGTGGATCTGGGCGGCATTGATGGTCTGCTGCATATCACTGACATGGCCTGGAAACGCGTCAAGCAGCCTTCTGAAGTCGTCAACGTGGGCGATGAAATCGACGTCAAGGTGCTGAAATTCGACCGCGAGCGCCAACGGGTCTCTTTGGGTCTGAAACAGCTGGGGGAAGACCCCTGGGTCGATATCGCCCGCCGTTACCCAGTGGGCACCCGGATTTTCGGCAAGGTCACCAATATTGCTGATTACGGCTGCTTCGTTGAAATTGAAGACGGCGTGGAAGGTCTGGTCCACGTCTCGGAAATGGACTGGACCAACAAGAACATCCATCCCTCCAAAGTGGTGCATCTGGGCGATGAAGTGGAAGTGGTGGTGCTGGACATCGATGAGGAGCGCCGCCGTATTTCTTTGGGGATGAAGCAATGCCGCGCAAATCCCTGGGAAGAATTCGCCGCCACCCACAAAAAGGGCGACCGGGTGCAGGGCGCCATCAAGTCCATCACCGACTTCGGCATTTTCGTGGGCCTGGAAGGCGGCATCGACGGCTTGCTGCATCTTTCCGACTTGTCCTGGAACGAGCCCGGTGAAGAGGCCGTGCGCAAATACAAAAAAGGCGACGAGATCGAAGCCGTGGTCCTGGCCATCGACGCGGAACGGGAGCGTATTTCACTGGGTGTCAAGCAACTGGAGCAAGACCCCTGGTCCTCTTATGTGGCCGAGCACCCCAAGGGCAGCATCGTCACCGGCACGGTCAAGGACGTGGACGCCAAAGGCGCCGTGGTGGAACTGAGCGACGGTGTGGAGGGCTATTTGCGGGCTTCAGAACTGTCGCGGGACCGGGTTGAGGATGCCCGCACCGTACTCAGCATCGGTGACCCGGTGGAGGCGAAATTTACCGGCGTTGACCGAAAGAACCGCTCGATCATGCTTTCGGTGAAGGCCAAAGACAGTGACGAAGAGGCGGAAGCCATTGAAGACTACAACCGCAGCGCGGCTGCGGCCAGCGGCGGCACCAGCTTGGGCGACCTCCTCAAGGAGCAGATGAAAAACAACAAATCCAAGTGA